One window from the genome of Echinicola vietnamensis DSM 17526 encodes:
- a CDS encoding TAT-variant-translocated molybdopterin oxidoreductase, which translates to MKENKKKYWKGLEQLTNDPEFVKNADREFPEYLPIGGQQEGGASRRDFLKLMGFSLAAASLAACEAPVRKAIPYVNKPVDVNPSIPNYYASTFFGGGEYASVVVKTREGRPIKVDGNKLSPVTKGGTSAIVEASVLSLYDKERLTSPYKNGEKSDWATIDKEVAAKLKAAGNVKVVTNTIMSPSSEKALKALTDAIGGAEVITYDASSAYGIVKANQTYYGTAVLPNYSFDKADVIVSFGADFLGTWIAPIEYSKQYAQGRKISKEHPEMSRHFQFESNLSLTGANADYRTPIKASQSGLAVLALYNLLAKKAGAPSVKAAGVEVAHLSKAANELWANRGKSLVVSGSNDPNVQVVINAINELLGNNNNTISYTKAVNFRQGDDAAIARFTKELASGRVGGVLFYNCNPVYDTPQGEALGQAIAKAKVSVATNGTMDETASLVQYVAPDHHYLESWNDFHPKAGEYSLSQPAISPLFDTRQAQESFLTWAGVPTNYYDFLQDNWKELYAGQSEITTFQEFWDRALYNGYYSTPLASETAELTPVGDVSSAAAAVNKSYSASSNGAELIIYQKIGIGDGTFANNPWLQEMSDPISKATWDNYLTVSQKWANENGLKMVEGETKKAKITANGKSLIVPVLIQPGQADGTIGLALGYGRTKAGRVANGVGVNAYQLLDNSKGFVNNEITSGVSIELTGDTYRIAQTQTHQTYMDRGNVIQEATLPEYKEDASAGREMPKIYKDGEFVKPSKISLWNGHKYSQHHWGLAIDMNSCVGCGACTVACQVENNVAVVGKEEVLNRREMAWIRIDRYYSSDAEAGDLEGLEKASDNPEVTFQPMMCQHCNNAPCETVCPVAATTHSSEGLNQMTYNRCIGTRYCANNCPYKVRRFNWFKYHDNKDFSKVNVAQNDDLGKMVLNPDVTVRARGVMEKCSMCVQRIQAGKLAAKRENRKVKDGEINVACAVACSTDALVFGDLNDPKSKVSQMLKIEENTTSAVKEVNEERAYHVLEEINVSPNIWYFTKIRNKDKNEA; encoded by the coding sequence ATGAAAGAAAATAAAAAGAAATACTGGAAGGGATTAGAACAGTTGACAAACGATCCGGAATTTGTGAAGAATGCAGATCGGGAATTTCCTGAGTACCTTCCAATCGGCGGACAACAAGAAGGAGGCGCATCCAGAAGAGATTTCCTTAAATTGATGGGATTCAGCTTAGCCGCAGCTTCATTGGCTGCTTGTGAAGCTCCTGTCAGAAAGGCTATTCCATATGTGAACAAGCCGGTGGATGTAAATCCATCTATTCCAAATTATTATGCATCTACTTTCTTCGGTGGAGGTGAGTATGCATCGGTAGTGGTAAAAACCAGAGAAGGTAGGCCCATCAAGGTAGATGGTAACAAGCTTTCTCCAGTGACCAAAGGCGGTACCAGCGCTATTGTAGAAGCTTCCGTACTGTCCCTATACGACAAAGAAAGGTTAACAAGCCCTTATAAAAACGGTGAGAAATCCGATTGGGCAACAATCGATAAAGAAGTAGCGGCAAAATTAAAAGCTGCAGGAAATGTGAAAGTGGTGACAAACACCATCATGTCTCCTTCTTCTGAGAAAGCACTGAAGGCACTTACAGATGCTATTGGTGGTGCGGAAGTGATTACCTATGATGCTTCTTCTGCATATGGGATTGTAAAAGCGAACCAAACCTATTATGGCACTGCTGTTTTGCCTAACTATAGCTTTGACAAGGCTGATGTGATCGTCAGCTTTGGTGCTGATTTCTTGGGGACTTGGATCGCTCCCATTGAGTATTCCAAGCAATATGCCCAAGGAAGAAAGATCAGCAAGGAACATCCAGAGATGTCCCGTCACTTCCAATTTGAATCTAACCTGTCTTTGACCGGTGCCAATGCTGACTACAGGACGCCGATTAAGGCATCCCAAAGTGGCTTGGCCGTTTTGGCACTTTATAACTTGCTTGCCAAGAAAGCTGGAGCCCCTTCCGTGAAAGCCGCAGGGGTCGAAGTAGCGCACCTTTCCAAAGCTGCCAATGAACTTTGGGCCAATAGAGGCAAGTCCCTTGTCGTGTCAGGTTCCAATGATCCAAATGTGCAAGTCGTGATCAATGCGATCAATGAATTGCTTGGCAATAATAACAATACTATCAGCTATACCAAGGCTGTAAACTTCAGACAAGGTGATGATGCGGCCATTGCCCGTTTCACTAAGGAGTTGGCATCAGGAAGAGTAGGTGGCGTCTTGTTTTATAATTGTAACCCAGTATACGATACTCCTCAGGGAGAGGCATTGGGGCAAGCGATAGCAAAAGCCAAAGTATCTGTCGCTACGAACGGCACCATGGACGAAACAGCTTCCTTGGTACAGTATGTGGCTCCGGATCACCACTATTTGGAGTCTTGGAATGACTTCCATCCAAAGGCAGGCGAGTATAGCTTATCGCAACCGGCCATTTCTCCACTGTTTGATACGCGTCAGGCTCAGGAATCTTTCCTTACCTGGGCAGGTGTTCCTACCAATTACTATGATTTCCTACAGGATAACTGGAAGGAGCTTTATGCCGGACAGTCAGAAATCACCACGTTCCAGGAGTTTTGGGATAGGGCCTTATACAATGGTTACTATTCTACACCTCTTGCCAGCGAAACGGCTGAATTGACGCCTGTAGGAGATGTTAGCAGCGCAGCCGCAGCAGTAAACAAGTCCTATTCAGCATCCAGCAATGGTGCTGAATTGATCATCTACCAAAAAATAGGCATCGGAGACGGTACTTTTGCCAATAACCCTTGGCTGCAAGAAATGTCCGATCCGATTTCCAAAGCCACTTGGGATAACTACCTAACCGTTTCCCAGAAATGGGCCAACGAAAATGGCTTGAAGATGGTAGAAGGCGAGACCAAAAAAGCTAAAATTACCGCTAATGGTAAATCGCTAATTGTTCCCGTATTGATCCAACCAGGCCAAGCGGACGGAACCATTGGTTTGGCCTTGGGATATGGTAGGACCAAAGCCGGTAGAGTGGCCAACGGCGTTGGGGTAAACGCTTATCAGTTGCTCGACAACTCCAAAGGCTTTGTTAATAATGAAATTACCTCCGGAGTAAGCATTGAACTTACCGGAGATACCTATAGAATCGCCCAAACGCAGACACACCAGACTTACATGGATCGTGGTAACGTGATCCAGGAAGCTACTTTGCCAGAGTACAAAGAAGATGCTTCTGCTGGTAGAGAGATGCCAAAGATCTACAAGGATGGCGAATTTGTAAAACCTTCCAAAATATCGCTTTGGAATGGACATAAGTATAGCCAGCATCACTGGGGGCTAGCGATCGACATGAACTCTTGTGTGGGTTGTGGTGCGTGTACCGTGGCCTGTCAGGTAGAAAATAACGTAGCGGTAGTCGGAAAAGAAGAGGTGCTGAACAGAAGGGAGATGGCTTGGATCCGAATCGACCGTTATTACAGTTCCGATGCTGAAGCCGGAGATTTGGAAGGCCTTGAAAAAGCTTCCGATAATCCTGAAGTTACCTTCCAGCCGATGATGTGTCAGCACTGTAACAACGCTCCTTGTGAGACGGTATGTCCAGTGGCTGCCACTACGCACAGTTCTGAAGGCCTTAACCAAATGACTTACAATAGATGTATTGGTACGCGTTATTGTGCCAACAACTGTCCTTATAAAGTAAGGCGATTCAACTGGTTCAAATACCATGATAACAAAGACTTCTCAAAGGTCAATGTGGCCCAAAATGATGATCTTGGCAAGATGGTGCTGAACCCAGATGTAACCGTTCGTGCAAGGGGTGTGATGGAGAAATGCAGCATGTGTGTGCAGCGTATCCAAGCTGGTAAGCTTGCCGCTAAGCGTGAAAACCGCAAGGTGAAGGATGGAGAAATCAACGTAGCCTGTGCAGTAGCTTGTTCTACGGATGCCTTGGTATTTGGTGATTTGAACGATCCTAAGAGTAAGGTTTCTCAGATGCTGAAGATAGAAGAAAATACTACTTCTGCAGTGAAAGAGGTCAATGAGGAAAGAGCTTACCATGTGTTAGAGGAAATCAACGTAAGCCCTAACATTTGGTACTTCACCAAGATTAGAAATAAGGACAAAAACGAAGCGTAA
- a CDS encoding DUF72 domain-containing protein, whose product MKFGSVEDPSSIDFTLPPDHPETKDTLQKYKSDDPFEVYVGCAKWNRADLKGFYPRGTKDELTYYATQFNSIELNATFYSSPSIDQVKTWAHKTPKDFRFFPKIPNTVSHFKRLINVEEPVMAFADAVANFEDRLGMAFLQMHNNFKPKDFDRVEKFIEAFPPEIPLALELRNEDWFADEAVLDNYCKLLVDNQRTNIIVDTAGRRDMLHMRLTSDAAFIRYVGANADSDYSRLDDWLARIVQWRKQGLKKLYFFVHQNVEKESPLLSAYFIKKLNKQFGLSLKIPNE is encoded by the coding sequence ATGAAATTTGGAAGCGTAGAAGATCCCTCATCGATCGATTTCACCTTACCTCCTGACCATCCTGAAACAAAGGATACCCTTCAAAAGTACAAGTCTGACGATCCGTTTGAAGTCTATGTCGGCTGTGCCAAATGGAACAGGGCTGATCTCAAGGGGTTTTACCCCAGAGGCACCAAAGACGAGCTCACCTATTATGCCACACAATTTAACTCCATCGAGCTAAATGCTACCTTTTACAGTTCTCCCAGCATTGACCAGGTCAAGACTTGGGCCCATAAAACGCCTAAGGACTTCAGGTTTTTCCCCAAGATCCCAAACACGGTCAGTCATTTTAAGCGGCTTATCAATGTCGAGGAACCCGTCATGGCTTTTGCGGATGCCGTTGCGAATTTTGAGGACCGACTGGGGATGGCATTTTTACAGATGCACAATAACTTCAAGCCAAAGGATTTTGACAGAGTGGAAAAGTTTATAGAAGCATTCCCTCCAGAAATACCGCTGGCACTCGAGTTAAGAAACGAGGACTGGTTTGCTGATGAAGCGGTGCTGGACAACTACTGCAAACTGCTAGTCGACAACCAACGCACCAACATCATTGTGGACACCGCTGGCCGAAGGGACATGCTGCACATGAGGCTGACCAGTGATGCGGCCTTTATCCGTTATGTGGGCGCCAATGCCGACAGTGACTACTCCCGGCTGGATGACTGGCTAGCGCGCATCGTTCAATGGCGAAAGCAAGGGCTCAAAAAACTCTACTTCTTCGTTCATCAGAATGTGGAAAAGGAATCACCTCTTCTGTCGGCCTATTTCATCAAAAAACTCAACAAGCAATTTGGACTTAGCTTAAAAATTCCAAACGAATAA
- a CDS encoding c-type cytochrome, translating to MSIKRSLLSVPFRFCNMALIFSFLLLGINAFAADPEVSDSEDAIKAGESLFNANCKTCHKLDQKFTGPALRGVSDRRDIAWIQAFIKNSQKVIQSGDADATALFAEFNNTVMPAHPFLSDEDVMNLLSYIEYGGQEEAAPAEGGAEGAASGATSSGVPSEYLTIILAVLVVVLLLILIVLGLIVSVLTKYLNKQPLEEEDKEFINQKTDFKKVLKSDAFIIIVTAIVVALVAKTAIDGLYTVGVQQGYQPTQPIAFSHKLHAGDKEIPCQYCHTGVEIGRSANIPSPNICMNCHMHVQNVAGKEGVSPEIQKIYDAVDNNQPIEWVRVHNLPDLAYFNHSQHVKVGGIECQTCHGPIEEMEVVRQHSALTMGWCIDCHRKTDIKTAGNEYYDKLVQLHSESKDALKVKDIGGLECAKCHY from the coding sequence ATGTCAATCAAACGCTCGTTATTAAGTGTTCCCTTCAGATTTTGCAACATGGCGTTGATTTTTTCCTTTTTGTTATTAGGAATTAATGCTTTTGCTGCTGACCCTGAAGTTTCTGATAGTGAAGATGCCATCAAGGCTGGTGAGTCACTATTTAACGCCAACTGTAAGACCTGTCACAAGCTAGATCAGAAATTTACCGGCCCAGCGCTTCGAGGGGTTAGTGACCGAAGAGACATAGCATGGATCCAGGCGTTTATAAAGAATTCACAAAAAGTGATCCAAAGTGGAGACGCTGATGCTACGGCGCTTTTTGCGGAGTTTAACAACACGGTGATGCCAGCACATCCATTCCTGAGTGATGAAGATGTAATGAACTTACTTTCCTACATTGAGTATGGTGGTCAGGAGGAAGCTGCTCCAGCTGAAGGTGGAGCGGAAGGTGCTGCATCAGGAGCCACAAGCAGCGGTGTGCCAAGCGAATACCTCACTATTATCTTAGCGGTTTTGGTAGTGGTGTTGTTGTTGATCCTTATTGTTCTGGGATTGATCGTATCGGTATTGACCAAATACCTGAACAAACAGCCCCTGGAAGAGGAAGATAAGGAGTTTATAAATCAAAAGACGGATTTCAAGAAAGTCCTGAAAAGTGATGCCTTTATCATCATCGTTACGGCGATTGTGGTGGCTTTGGTCGCCAAGACGGCTATCGATGGTTTATATACAGTAGGTGTGCAGCAAGGCTATCAACCCACACAGCCGATTGCCTTCTCTCACAAATTGCATGCCGGCGACAAGGAAATCCCTTGTCAATACTGTCACACTGGAGTGGAGATCGGAAGATCTGCCAACATCCCTTCACCTAACATCTGTATGAACTGCCACATGCACGTGCAGAACGTAGCCGGTAAAGAAGGAGTGTCTCCAGAGATTCAGAAAATTTACGATGCAGTAGACAATAATCAGCCTATAGAATGGGTACGGGTACATAACCTACCTGATCTGGCATACTTCAACCACTCTCAGCACGTGAAAGTGGGAGGTATTGAGTGTCAGACTTGTCATGGTCCTATTGAGGAGATGGAAGTAGTGCGCCAGCACAGTGCCCTAACCATGGGGTGGTGTATTGACTGTCACAGAAAGACAGACATCAAAACAGCTGGTAACGAATACTACGACAAGTTGGTACAGCTTCATTCAGAATCCAAAGATGCGCTTAAAGTAAAAGACATTGGCGGTCTGGAGTGTGCTAAGTGCCACTATTAA